The region AACAAACTCTAAAGATTACAATAGCTTTCTAAACTTAACTGAAAATACATCTTTAAAAAATGCAATAAATGATTTAAATTTTTGGGGAAACAAATTAAAGCAGGCACCTAGCCAATATCCTTATCATTCAAAAATAGCTGCTGCAAATTCTAATATATTTAAACTTACAGGAAACATCCAACAGTTAAAAGAAGCAGAAAAGAATTTAATAACTGCCAATGAAAAAACAAATTACAACAATACAGGCTATTTAAGAAGTTTAGCAACCAATTATATTTCTCAACATCGTTTTCAAGAAGCTCTAGAATTATTGACCAAAGCGGAATTTATCGGTGAAAAATTACAACAAACGCACTTGATGTTAATAGATGTTTATTTAGAACTTGGCAACCTTCAAAAAGTAGAAGAATATTTATCGAAAGTTCAAAATTTTAAAGATTTTGACTATTTAATTAGGGTCTCTAAGTACAACGATCATATTGGTAATTTAGACAAAGCAATTGTGTATTTAGAAAAGTCTTTAGATATTGCGACATCGTCTAAAAATAAAAATTTAATGCAATGGAATTACACCAATTTAGCGGATTACTATGGTCATGCAGGTAGAATTAAAGAATCTTACAACGCCTATTTAAAAGCATTATCCATCAACCCAAATAATACGTATGCTAAAAAAGGAATTGCTTGGATTGTTTATTCTTATGAACGGAATCCTAAAGAGGCTTTAAGAATTCTAGAAACCGTATCAAGAGAAAATGCTGGGCCAGAATCTCATTTATTAAAGGCTGAAATAGCAGATTTTATGGGAAATAGAAATGAACAAGAAAAACAAATAACTCTATATAAATCTAAAGTGACCAATCAAAATTATGGAGCTATGTATGCAAAATACAATGTGCTTTTATTTGCTGAGGATGATAGCAACCAATCAAAAGCAATAGCAATTGCTAAACAAGAGGTAGCATCAAGACCCACAGCACAATCTTATGACTTGTTAGCTTGGTCTTTTTTCAAAAATGGGAACCATAAAAAAGCAATGCAGATTGTTAAAAACCATGTAATTGGCAAAACTTTTGAACCCGAAGCTTTGTTACACACAGCATATATTTTAAAAGCCAATGGTAAACATACAGAAGCAAAAAAGTTAAAAACTGAATTATTAGGAGCCATTTATGAATTAGGTCCGAATTCTGAACAAGAAATACATACTATATAATGAAATATTTAATAACATTTTTACTTTTGATTCCAATAAGTTTACCGGCATTTGGTCAGGCTTTAAAAGGAAGTGTTGTAAACTCTTTTAATGAACATTTAGAAAATGTTTATGTTATAAACGTAAATTCAAATTCGCATACCCATACCAATGAAAACGGTAGTTTTATGCTTGAAGAAACAGTTTTAAATGATACTATTCAAGTACATATTCTAGGCTTTGAAAAAAAAATAATTCAAGTTAGTAAAGAACATTTAGAA is a window of Polaribacter litorisediminis DNA encoding:
- a CDS encoding tetratricopeptide repeat protein, with product MKYIQLILIFVTISITISCNNHKTKQITNSKDYNSFLNLTENTSLKNAINDLNFWGNKLKQAPSQYPYHSKIAAANSNIFKLTGNIQQLKEAEKNLITANEKTNYNNTGYLRSLATNYISQHRFQEALELLTKAEFIGEKLQQTHLMLIDVYLELGNLQKVEEYLSKVQNFKDFDYLIRVSKYNDHIGNLDKAIVYLEKSLDIATSSKNKNLMQWNYTNLADYYGHAGRIKESYNAYLKALSINPNNTYAKKGIAWIVYSYERNPKEALRILETVSRENAGPESHLLKAEIADFMGNRNEQEKQITLYKSKVTNQNYGAMYAKYNVLLFAEDDSNQSKAIAIAKQEVASRPTAQSYDLLAWSFFKNGNHKKAMQIVKNHVIGKTFEPEALLHTAYILKANGKHTEAKKLKTELLGAIYELGPNSEQEIHTI